The Halomonas sp. KG2 genome segment TTCCAAATCCCAGACTGCGCCTTCGCCTAACGTCAGGTTGTCCCCTTCCGGTTCATGATCGCGGTTACTCTGCACCACTGGACGCGCTGGTTTATTGGGATCGTTGCTCTGCTCATCCCACATTGTGGCTGCGCCGCCAATTCCCTGCTCTTCTTCTCCGTTTTGATGAGTAATGGCCACCGTGAACATCGCGCTGATCACAGCGGCGGTTAGCTCTGCCTGGCTGAAGCGTTCTAATTTCTGCAGTGCCTCCAGGATCGGTGCCAGGTAAGGAACGCCACGCACTTGGCTGGGGCGGTCCTTTTCGTTCATTAACTGCAGTATCCGCCGGCGGCCAGTTTCAGCGCCGAACACAGGTACCCACTCCCAGTCATGGCGAGTTAGATGATCGTTTGGATAACCGCTGCATAGCCGTACATGGGTCGGTCTACCTAGCCGATCCACACGAATGCCGTCTTGCTCGCGTTCCGTGTTTAAGACGTTGAAGGGATTACCTACCCGCTCTGCTTCCACTAGCTGCAGCTTTAGACCAAACAGCCCACCTACCCGCTTATCAAACGGCGTGAAGCCAAACACATCGCCGCTAGCCAGCGCACTGACGAAGGCCAGCCGTTGCTGCATGTAGAAGTCCATCGTGGCTTCCGCATCGCATTCATTTGGATCCTGCGCCCAAAGGGCGAAGCCGCGTGCCAGTTGATCATTGAGGGCGTCGGTGGCGTCGTCATCCAGTCCTAGTACCTTGCCGTCTACATTCGGGCGAACGGTTAACCCCATTCCCACTACGTTGGTAGCGGCACGGCTAATGGCGGCGCGACCCAACATATGGTTGCGATAGGCATCCCGTGACCGGGCAATCAGCGTTTCCCGTTCGCTGGTCGGCGTATCCTGCCGTGGGCTACCCAATCCGGGGATCCAGCTCAACATGCTACGTATCATACGGCTGGCACCGCGGTGTCGGGTCTCGCTGCCCACGTTTGCTTGGCTGCTCGGCTGGGTTTTCTTTAGGCGTTGAATCTCCTCTAGCGCTTGCTGGGCTTGAGTCTCTGCTAGCTTCGCCCGGGCGCTGCCTAGATTTGGAAAAATGCCCATGGCTTAAAACCCCACATAGCGAATGCGGTTTCGCCCACGGCCCGATGCTGCTCGCTTCTCAAGAGCCGCCATTTTTGCGTAATGACGCTCCATACGTTCAAGGGTGAAAATATTAGCTCGCGTATATTGCCTACCGTTGAAGCTCCATGACTGTGAGCCGGTTAGCAGTTTATCGATCGCTTCACGTACTTTAATGAGGCGTTCGGCATAGGTCTCGGTGCTCATAAGCTGCTCTTCCGTGTGACGCGGCGTCCACGCCGCTTGCCTGTAGCTTGCGGTGAGTGTATCGCTGCCGGTGATTCAAACAGGGTTGTTTGGGTTAGCGTGACTTCGAGACGGTCCCAGTCGCTTGCCTTTAACACGTGAGTACGACAGCTACGCGCCGCGTGTAGGGCGTACACTTCGCAATCCAGCGCTTCGTTTGGCTTGCCTGCTTTCTTCTGCCATACGCGTTTACGTGGGTTTCTCGGATGCGGTGCTTTTACTTCCGCTGTCAGCTGTTCCCAGTAGTCGGGGCGAACATCTTGGTACCAGTGCATTCGACCGGGGCCAGTGCCCTTAAGACGTATGCGGGCGTCAATCAGATCCTTAGCTTTATGGGTACCGACGATGAACGGGCGCAGGCCGTACTTATCGGCCTTGGTGTTTTTGCTGTTCGTGTCATCCGATGTCTTGGGCCGGCTGAAGATCTCTTTGTTCTCGCTATTCAGCGAGGCACCTTTAACGGCCATGACGCCGTGCCGCTGACGTGCTCGCACGTAGTGATAAATAGCATCACTGGTGTGGCCGTCTGAGCTATCGATACCCACTGCAGAAACCCGAAGCGATGCACCACTCTCATGTTCAAAGCCGGTGGTCATGAGCTTGTCTAGCTCTTCATATACCGGATCGGCTTTATCCATCGTGTTGCCGTAGAGCTCGCCCCAGTAGATCAGCCAGCTCTCTTCGCCACGGCCCCAGGCGCGTATTACCACCGCTAGGCGGTCGTGTTGCACATCGATACCAGCCGTGAGCAGCAAGCCACCACGGGGGATGGTTTTCTCTGCATACTCTTCAGCCCGGTCTTTCAGCTCATCCACTTCCGGTGCATCACCTTTGAACTGATACGCCAGGCCCATTGAACTGTTGGTGAATACGATTAGGTCGCTAAAATCGCCCTGCTCAGCGTTGTGCTGTGCTGAAAGCCACTTTTCCATCAGCTTTGCAAAGCGCGAATCGGGAAAGGTGCTTAGCAACTCATTCATGTAGTAGCCAGCCACGCCGCGAAACTCAGCGGTGGCTACCCATTTCCCTTTACGCAGGTTGGCGTTCTTATCCCGATCGTTCCACTCGCTACCACAATGTGGGCAGGCGTAAACGGTTTGCTCTGGCCGGAATGCGCCATAAATGGGATGCGGCTGTTCAGCCGTCGTCGGGCATACCAAGTTATCGAAACTCAGTTCGTGCGATTCACCACAGTGATGGCACGGCACCAGGCAGCGGCGCTTGTCGCTTAACTGCATTTCCGCTTCGATAGAAGAGATACCCGCGATGGTGGGCGTTCCACCGATGATGTACTTCTTACGACCACGGCCGTAGGTTTTGCCACGCTCTTTGAGCAGCAGGATCGAATCACCCTGCCCCTTAAGGTTCAGGTTGCAGTCGTCAGGTTCTTCGACAAAGCCGCGGGGGCTGGGCGTCGACTTCACCGACGATGGCGAATTGGAACCCACCAACTTCAGGAAGCCGCCCGGGAAGCGCTTGAATTGTTGGCGTTGCTGCAGCTTCCGCGAACGTAGGTCTATCTTGTTACGCAGCCGTGGTGTCGCTTCCACCATCGGCTCAAACTTTTCCGCTACGTACTCTTTAGCGGCACCGTCTTTTGGGAACAGGCCGATGATCGGAGAAGGGTCAATGTCGATCCAGCGGCCAAGGGCGTTACCTAAAACGCCAGATGTCCACGCGACCTGTGCCGATTTCTGACAGCACACCTCTTCAACGTTGGGATCGTCGATCGCTTCCAGCGGGCCACCGGGCAATGCCAGTGCCGGCGTAACGTGAATGCTATATTTACCCGGCCTGGCTGTTTCAACTTCACTCATCCAGCGGTGTTTGTTTGCCCAATCCATAGTGCCAATACGTTCTGGCGGGGCCCACTTTTTTGCCAACTTGTTTGCCCATCGCGCAGCGTTACGCTTCAGCGCTCTCCGCATCTTCCGGTTCAAGTTGGCTGCTGGATTCATAGTTACTCAATGTGCTTAACGCATCTTCGATATGGCGGCGGATCACAGACACATCCACCTCTTCGCCCAAAATCGCCGTTAGCTCAGCAGCCAACGCATCGGGCATGTTAAACAACAGCTCAGCGCGGGCAGCTTCCACCAACGCGTCATACTCAACATCCAAGTCTTCGGGCATGACTAGAACGTCATCTTCTTTAAGCATCTCGCGTTCGAGCTGGTCACCGCGCAAACGGTCAAGGCGATCTTTGGCAGACTCGCGGGTAGTGTCATTTGCACGAACCATTAGCCAGGCCAAAACCTCAGCCGGTGAATACTCGTTGCTGGCACCACGGCCAGCGGACACCGCCACCGGCAAGCCTTTTTGCTGCCAGTCAGTCAGCGTCCTTTCGGAGACTTCAAGCAGCTCAGATAACGCCCGCTTGTTTAACGATGCGGGCAAGCCAGCAGCGTGCCAGTTAAGCAACGCCAGCTGACAAACGTTGATCAACTCAACTGACGTCATGCTGCTAACCTATTGATCAGATTAAAAGTAAGGAAGCCATGCACACTTTTTAGCTGCACGAATTCCGCGGCTATCGTCCCCCGTATACCGCGCTACCTAGCCAGAAGGACCCACGGTTATTGCTCACCTACCGAACCCGGCTTAAGCAACAGCTGATAGACAGATGCACGGTCAGCATTGGCACGGCGGCGCAGTGATTCATAGTCAGCTAGCAACTGTAGTAGGTCGCGGTTATGCGACACACGACGCTGAGGTTCACTCAGTGGCGTCACCAGGTGTGGCGGCAACTCCGGCGTCACCACCACGGGAATCGTCACCGGCTTCGGGGAGGTCACGCACCCACTGGCCAACAGCAGTAGGCAGAGGCTGCCCAGCCCAATCACTAGTCGTTGCATCGTCTCTCTCCAGTTGCTGGGCCGTCTGCCGCATCATGTCTACTAGCTCAGTGTCACGTTGCAGTTGCTCATCACGTGCTGATAGCACCGCACTCAGTGTGTTGATCTGCTCACGCTGCCAGCGCTGATGTTCCTGCAGTATCTCCACCTGATCGTGTGCCCGAGCTAATCGCGTTTCGGTTGCCGATAGTTGCAACGCATACTGCCGCGCCTGCATGCCAGCAAAGATCGTGATGCCCAACAGTCCAGCGACCATCCAGCCAGACAAGTTGCCTAAGATGCGCTTAATCATTTCAGCCACCGCCCGATGATCTTCTCATAGAGCTCATCCGCTCGATTGCCAAACCACTCCGTTCCCTTGAACGCCACTACCGCGCCAAGGGCAGCTGCTAAATCAACCGGAAGGCCGAAGTAGTGAAGCACTGGGAAAGCCGCCAGGGTTAAGCAGCCGCAAAGCATGGCCTCTAGCCAGCTCTTGCTGACTCTGTTGCCCGCGTGCAGGCTGCGCAACATGCCCACTAAGAACGCCAGACCCGCCGCGTAAAGCTGAGGCCAAGCGGTGGCGACATACGCAAGCAACGCCTGCCATAAGTTAGGGTCACGTCCCGGCATGAGAAGACTCTTTATTGAATGAATGTCACGCCGCCCGCGCCGCGTCCGCGATCACGCCTGCCACCGCATCAACGAACTCGTCGTAATGCTGTTTGAACTGGTACAGGTCGTTAGCGTTGGATAAGAAGAACAACTCAAAGATAAGGCCACCGCCGCCACTCACGAACGCCAGCCGTTCGTGGTACCCAGCATCCTCGGGCTTGGCGCCACGGTTAGCGATGCCCAACAGGTCAGCGGTCACACGGCAGAGCTGAGCACCCAGCGGCTTGTTATGAGCGCGGGATAACGTCTCAACACCCGTTGCACCAGGGCCTCCACCGTTGGTGTGAAACTCAATCGAAATGTCACAGCCTTGAGCAATTCGAACAGCCTGGCGCAACGGCAGGTTTTCGCCGGGTTCACCGTCTAACACATGGCGTATACCCAGGCTAGCTAACCGCACGCTAACGTCATCGCGGAACAGCTGAACGATATCGGCCTCTTTATAGCCGTTGGCAACGATCCCCGGCACCGTGTCGCTATGCCCTGCTGAAAGCATCACTGTGTTGCGTTGGGGTGGCCGTTGGGGCACCGCGTTAACGTGATCAATCCACCGCATGCCCATTGGCCTACCTCCTAAAATAAAATGCCCCGCACCGGATAACCGATACGAGGCACCGCCCACCACGGACGGGAGCACTGGTTGTCTACTAGCGCCGAACAAAAAGCCCCAGCGGGTTGCTAGGGCTTCGTGACTTAGGCGCATCTACTAGACAGTAGCTGAATGGTGGCCCTTGACTGCGGTGGCATCAAGCCGTTTTTAATGCCAAACGATAAATCCAATTACAGCGTTAGGCATGGTTGGGCAAGCATCGAAAAACTTAATGATTAACGTCTTTTTGTTCGCTTACTACGGTTACGCAGCTGGGCTCTGATCTCGATGTGCAGCTTGTGGAGGCGATCGTAGTATGTGCGCTCAGCAAGTCCGAGACGTGCCGCCTTCGCATCGTTGTAGCCATTCCACAGGTAATGCTCGTGGGCCAACACCTGAAGCTCATCGCTCAGACCGTTGACGGACTGTTGGACTTCCCATGCAGCATCATCCATATCACCTAGGCCCATCAAATCCTTCGAGCCGCGAGGGCTGCTGGTGGGCATCACACCGCCAAATTCAGCAAGGCGGCCCAGCGGTGTGCATTGACGCATTCCCCGCCCTTTCAGCTGATCGGCCCAGTGGTGCAACAAATCGTCGATCTCTTTCAGCATTGGTTTGCTCCTGTCTTCGGCCTGGTGGGTAGCCGTGGTTCTACTTATCTGACTTGAGCCATCACATCAGCCTGATGCTGGATTGCCATCGCCTTAACCAAATCCCCTAACAATGCCGGGTTCTTTTCGAAGAAAGCCGGGTCTAGATGGCGATCCGCGATATCAATAGCGGCCACTAGGTACGCCTCAACCGCTTCAGCCGATTGCTTCTGGAGGGCTTGCCGCTCTAACTTATCTTGCCTATCGAGTTCATTCATTATCTAACCCTTACCTTGTGCCTACTTGTTGAACGAGCCGATTGCAGCAACGGCTTTATCGAGCGAATCAGAAACTTCATCTAGCGATTCCCGCAAAGCGACCTCTTGATCCTGCATAACGGAACAAACACAGGACGTATGAAAGTCTTGAGCGCTCGCCCGAATCATTGCCGCCAACAGCTCAGGGTGCTTCTCTGCATAGCCCTCGCCGAAATGCTCATCAAGGTAACGACTGCAATCGACTAGGTAGGTATAGGCCGTCTGTGGCGCCTGTCGCATAAGTGTATTGAAGTCAGCATCTATGGTTTGCATGGAAAATCCTCTTCGTTTTTAAGGCTGTCACAGGTGTCACAGGTATCTATTTAGACCTGTGACAGAAAAAGTTCTTTTAAAACAAAGATGTCACACTTGTCACAGGTGTCACACAAGGAAGTAAATATAAATGTGCGCGCCCGCGTGCGCGTATACGTGCGCGAAATACCTGTGACACCTGTGACACCTGTGACACGACTGAATCATAAGCACTTTTTATAATGCAGACCTGTGACAATACTTGTGACACTCGCTTAAACCTGTGACAGATCATCGTTATTTCTCCACTTCTGGATCGGCACCTGGCCGCAAATAGGGACGAATGCGCTGGCCAGTCAATGAGGAGCGCTGCTGTTTTTGCTTCAGCCAGCCAAGATGGCGCATGATATTGCCCACCCGTCTCTGCTCCTGCATGCCCTGGCGGCCTACATCAAGCCTGAGCGCGTTCTCCATCAGCTCTCGGGTGGTCACCTTGTTTATCGCCTCAGACCTTGCTTGGCCGCTTCGCCAAACTGGGTACGCATTGGCTTGCGCCCTCCCATCCAAGTAGTCGCAGATACGCTCCTCCCATGGATCTTCTAGGTATCGCTGATCCTGCTCCTGTTCAGCTTCCCCTTTTGGCACATCCCACCATTTAAAGCCATCTCGATATCGCTTAAATGCCTCTGCCCATAGCTGAACCCGCCATTGCTCGATATACCCCACATCAGCCTTACGGCAAGCCACAGGTAAAAAGCGCCGGGCACCGGTCGAATCAATCAAATATTCGGTAGCGTTGGTGGTGCCGATAAAGATGCATTGTCTAGGATGAGAGATTGGCCTAACCGCATAAGGCGGCCGGAACTTGTCGTCACGGCGCGTTATCGCCATCTTGACCATTGTAATGTTGGCCTTTGAAAACGACTGCAGCTCGCCGATCTCTACGGCCCATGCGCCTTGAATGGTCAGGAAGAAATCTTTGTTATCAGGCGCTTCAGATAACTCAACGTACCACTGCGCACCGAACAATTGCCGGATACACGTTGATTTACCCAACCCTTGCCCGCCCTCAAGAATTACCATTTCATCAACTTTGCAGCCAGGGTCAATAATGCGCGCTACTGCCGACACCAGCATTGCTTTTCCTAGGTGCGCCGTGTACTCAGTGGCATCCGAACCGAACACACTGGGCATCAGTCCCGTTAAACGATCAACGCCATCCCATGAGGGCAACTGCTCAAGAAAATTTCGCACGGGGTGATAGCGATACTCATCAGCCACTGTCATTGCCGCTTTGTCAGCCGTTGGCACATGCCCCATACCCATACCCATCTTTTGCTGCAACCAGACAAGCGCGTGACCAGCATCAGCATCTCGCCAAGCACCGGCTTCGCCATTGGGGAAAGGCGGGGCTCTCAGCTTATCAACCTCACGCGTGAATTCATTAAAGGCTAACATTCCCTTCCAGTCTGGATGGTGTTTAAAAATCTCGTACGCATTAGATAACTCCGGCTTGATGGCTCCTTTTTCTGTAAAGCGCAAACGATCCATAAGATCGACTGGATCGGCTTGTACCCCATCCTCAGGCTTGCGCCCCACAGGGAGTTCAACCTCGCCTGCCGCAAGGCTTTCGGTAGGGTATAGTGCGCTATCATTCGCCGCCTCAACAGCAGCAAACAGCTGCTGTCTCACGGCATCCAAGCCCTCAGCAACGTGCAGATCATTCCAATCGATCATTAAGCCGCCTCCCCTTTAAAGTGAGGGAAGACCGCCACAACGCGCATGGCTCGCGCCACTTCCTCGGCCTTCTTTCGACCGGGGTTGCCCTCCACCTCCGGATCATCATCACCGCATATCACCACGCGCGCTTGCGAGTGCATTTGGCCCAGCAGTGGCACTACTCGACGCATGTTGCCAGCATTCATCGCCACCGCCACTGGCCAGCCAGTAGCCATGTGGATACTAGCCGCCGTCGCGTAACCCTCAGCCACCGCAACTACTGGCGCATTGCTGGCATCGCCAATGCGGTGCCATGTACCCGACGTACGGCCATGCTTTGGAAAAAGCTTGGTACCTTTAGGCTTAATCACTTGAATCGATACCACGGTGCCGTTCACATCTCTTAACGGAACGACCACATCACCTACTTGAATCCGTAAAAAAGAAATATGGTCAGGCCGAGGGTTAGGCAGATGTTCAAAAAAACGCTTCACCTCACGACCAGGCCATACCTCAGCACGCATAGCCTCATTATCAATACTAATCACCACTGAACATCGAGGAAACCAAACACCGAAAGCTCCTACTTGTTTGGTATCTAGATAGGGTGAGCTACCCTCTCGATGGCAATGCTGCTTGATGAACTGCCGACAGGCGGCGGCAACAGCATCACGCATTGCATCCCGGCGCTTTTCGTCGGCTTCGATCTCAGCCTGTCGAGCCTTACGGCGCTCTTCCTGCTCAGCCTTCATCCGCTTACGATCGGCAGCGCTCATCTCCTTACGCTCACGCTTCCAGCCGTTCGCGGTTGCTAGCTTAATGATGGTACCCAAGCTCACATGCCCTGGTTGCAGGCTACGCCATACACTCTTAGCATCCTTGGCGTTGTAGCTAGCACCACCTTGACTCCATTCATCCCAGGCAAAAAAGCCGTCATCACCGTATTCGGTTTTGACGGCATTGCCGATATTGACCCAGGTTTCACGGTCATCTGCAGGGATATGAGTCAACGCCAAACGCAGCTCATCAAGAGTTAGAAGATCACGCTGCATGGAACACCTCCCCAGCAACGCAACCATTTAAGGGTGGGCACTCATAATGGTCATGAAGTAAGCTTTGAGTTGCGAACACCAAGCCCACTACACAAACCAAGGAGTGCCCATGACAACTGATCGTCGTGATCTGCCACAACCGGCATACACCCCGCCATATAATCCTGACCGTGGCAAAGCGCAGGTACCCACCTCCAAGCGCCCGCCAGCCAAAGGTCCGGGGCAATAGCAAAAAGCCCGAGGAGGCAATATGGATACAGAACAAAGCATTCCACGTACGCGCGACGATATGGAATGGGAAATTAGATCGTCCATTTGCCTTCTCAGCCGCTACCGAAATCTCGCACGAAATGCCGACTTGGCATTGACACTTGTCACGCTGATTGGCCTTAGCAGTGCCGCAGGCTCTATTTTTAATGCGAGCCCCATCTTGGCCAGCGTGGCTGGCGTGCTGCTCACCATTACCACCATTCTGCAGATCGTTTATAAGCCCGCCGAGGCAAAAGTACACGCGGCGGTAAGTCGTAAAATGTACACGGAACTGTGGAGCCAAATGCGTCGACTCACTGATGAAGAGCTCGACGATAAGCTCATCAAGCTGCATGGCGAAGACATCGGTCTTATTGAAGGCCTTCGCCTGGTGGCTGAAATTGATACATCCCTTCAACTGAACCTCGATGACAGTGACCAAGTGAAGCGGCTGACCCGGTGGAATAAATTCCTTCGCTTTTGTAGCTAACATCACCGCTTCTCCCTTCTTGTCTGGCAAGGTACACACGTAACCACACCAGGCAGACGTTCACGGAGGGCGGCGGGGATCTCCTCGCCGCAGTCTTCGCACTCCGTAACCTCAGTTACGCCAGCAGGCACCGCCGCTTGCTGGCGAGCCTTCAGCGCCTGCTCAGTACGCCACTCGATGTAGTCGTTAGCGATATCGGCCTTATCCATGGTTCTCCCCATCAAACCGTTGAGCGCTCACTAGCAGCGCCTGCACCGCGCCAAACAACTGCCCTTTCAGCTTTTCCAGTTCGGCTTTCTCATGGTCGCGATAAACACCATCGCGGCGATGCTCACTGATACGCGTCAGCAGCTCAGACACTTGGCTAGATAGGTTCGCCACCGAGTTAAGCAACTGCTGCTCGCTGCAGTCGTTCGTCGCTTCCTGGTACTCAAACCAATGCGCCCTCGGCACTAAGGCCAGCAGCGAATCCAAAATGCGCGGGTCGCGGGTCGCTTCCAGCACATGCTCCAGATCGTCGATCGACAGTTTGTGGTTATCAGCGTTAGGGTTTAAACGATGCTGCAGCGTGGTCGCAGGCAGGCCGTAAATAGCCGCAATGGCTTTGCCGCCGCCGGGATAATCTCGCGCGGCGTGATACATCGATAAATTGAGGGGCAGGATTTCGCGCTCAGCGCGCTCCCGCGAGGTGGGCCAGATCTTAGACATGGCATTACTCCCGTTCGCATGCCATGCGCAACAGCTCCTCAGTGGTGTATGATAGGAACTGTAGCGCAAGGGGCTTTATTGGTTTGCTCTCTTGCGTTGCGACAAGTCCAGCGAGGGATCAGTCTGTGGTGGGCAGACCCTCGTTGGCACCCGCTGGGTAAGTTGCTTTCGAGCAGCTTATCCAGCACCTCTAACCTTCGGTTAGGCGGCCTCTAATTCTTCCTTGCTAACACCGTAGTGCTGCAATACTTCTGACAGTGAAACAGAACCTTCACTGCCACGGGCCAGCGCACGCATAAATTTCAGTGAAGCACCTCGGCTGCCACTGATCACATGCGCCCTGAGGTACTTAGTGGATGTGCCAACCCGCTCTGCAAACTGCTCAAGTTGGGCTTCATCTTGCTGCTTAAGGTAATCACGAAGCTGCATAGCGTTATCTCCGATAAGTCATGGCATTAAGAATGACACCTAGAGATTATAAAAGCAACACCTTAATGGTTATCGCAACCTTTGAGGTTATGACTAAGAATAACCTCATGAATATACACGACTTGCGATTGAAGCTTCTTCACAAAGTGATGGAGCAGCGTCATATGAATCTGCAAAAATTATCTGACGCACTGGATAGACACCCCAGCCAGTGCAGCAGCTTTGCGGGCAAAAATCCCAGCAAGAATATTGGAGAACGACTTGCACGCCATATCGAAGAAAAGCTAAACCTCCCTGACAATTATCTTGATGACGTAAGGAACCTCGTTTACGGCGTTAGAGATAGTCACGCAGAATACAATCCTGATGATGCCAGTGTGCTCCACCCCGTTGGGCATATGCTGCCTGTTATTGGGATGGCCACAGCAGGCGCCCTCAAGGAGTCATTCGAGGAAGCTGACATCGAAGAATATGTACCCGCCCCAGGCAACTGCAGCAAAAATTCTTTCGTATTGATACTGGACGGTGTATCAATGCTGCCCGATTTCCACCCAAGAGACCGCATTGTTATTGACCCTGATGCTGAATGGATATCTGGTGATGTGGTATATGCCCGCTGCACCCAGACTGATCGTGGAACATTTAAGGAAATACGCTATGAAGATGGCGACTACTACCTATGCGCAAAAAACCCAAAGTGGGAGCCTCAATACATGAAGATGGGCGATACATGGGAAGTGGTTGGCAAGGGGCTTTACTTGGTCAAAAAGCTATAATTCACTTCTGCCGGAAAATATAACCTCTGAGATTATTAACCTTAACGGTTGACAAATCCGTTTTGGTGTACAAAACTCGTTGTCATATCCGCCCCACCAACGGAATATGACAATGCAAACCAATGCCCAACCATGCCGGGTGATCATGCACCCGGCCGCAGGTAACAGCCATATCGCCATCGCGGCCATGCAACACGTCACCGGGCGCGTTGCTGCTCGCCTGACTGGCAAACAATCCCGCACTATCTATCTGCTCACCCCAGAAGAAGCGGCCCGCTACCAGCGCGCACCGCAAGGTGGTGCTGCATGAATATCACTGAATCGACTGCAACGCAGCTGACTATTCGCGGCCTAGATAACCTCGACAGCATCAACGTATTTATCGAAGACATTGCACCAAAAGTTGGCCGCATCACTATCGAGAGCTTTGGTGATGCGTGGTCGCATGCCTGGGGAGGTATGTGGGACGGCTATAGCGCGGCTGAGTTCTTTGCTCGCTGCGATGATGGCTACCTACTAGGTAAATTCGCTCGCGCTAGTAGCAACATGGAATGCATCGATTTTGAAGCGCTTATCGATAAGCTGAAAACTGCAGTTATTGAACAGCGCAAAGATGGTGATATGAGCAGCACTGAAGCTCGCGAAACCTGGGACAAGGTCGAAGAAATAGAGCGTCACGAAGGCATGACAGTTAATGAAATACATGCGATGGACTCTATTGATATTGAGCTT includes the following:
- a CDS encoding phage portal protein, translating into MGIFPNLGSARAKLAETQAQQALEEIQRLKKTQPSSQANVGSETRHRGASRMIRSMLSWIPGLGSPRQDTPTSERETLIARSRDAYRNHMLGRAAISRAATNVVGMGLTVRPNVDGKVLGLDDDATDALNDQLARGFALWAQDPNECDAEATMDFYMQQRLAFVSALASGDVFGFTPFDKRVGGLFGLKLQLVEAERVGNPFNVLNTEREQDGIRVDRLGRPTHVRLCSGYPNDHLTRHDWEWVPVFGAETGRRRILQLMNEKDRPSQVRGVPYLAPILEALQKLERFSQAELTAAVISAMFTVAITHQNGEEEQGIGGAATMWDEQSNDPNKPARPVVQSNRDHEPEGDNLTLGEGAVWDLEDGATPVPISSNRPNPEFDPFFMAVVKQIGAALEQPAEVILMHFSTSYTAARAAFNQLFKFVKQRRHHLTVQWCQPIYELVIDEMVANGMITLPGYRDPAKRRAYVRSLWIGEPLGSLNELIDARAATERIANGTSNEHLETMALHGEDWEDVHKDRAREIQRKNVDGVPLYIGGKVHEDDAKPEPQHTA
- a CDS encoding phage terminase large subunit family protein, yielding MDWANKHRWMSEVETARPGKYSIHVTPALALPGGPLEAIDDPNVEEVCCQKSAQVAWTSGVLGNALGRWIDIDPSPIIGLFPKDGAAKEYVAEKFEPMVEATPRLRNKIDLRSRKLQQRQQFKRFPGGFLKLVGSNSPSSVKSTPSPRGFVEEPDDCNLNLKGQGDSILLLKERGKTYGRGRKKYIIGGTPTIAGISSIEAEMQLSDKRRCLVPCHHCGESHELSFDNLVCPTTAEQPHPIYGAFRPEQTVYACPHCGSEWNDRDKNANLRKGKWVATAEFRGVAGYYMNELLSTFPDSRFAKLMEKWLSAQHNAEQGDFSDLIVFTNSSMGLAYQFKGDAPEVDELKDRAEEYAEKTIPRGGLLLTAGIDVQHDRLAVVIRAWGRGEESWLIYWGELYGNTMDKADPVYEELDKLMTTGFEHESGASLRVSAVGIDSSDGHTSDAIYHYVRARQRHGVMAVKGASLNSENKEIFSRPKTSDDTNSKNTKADKYGLRPFIVGTHKAKDLIDARIRLKGTGPGRMHWYQDVRPDYWEQLTAEVKAPHPRNPRKRVWQKKAGKPNEALDCEVYALHAARSCRTHVLKASDWDRLEVTLTQTTLFESPAAIHSPQATGKRRGRRVTRKSSL
- a CDS encoding terminase small subunit is translated as MTSVELINVCQLALLNWHAAGLPASLNKRALSELLEVSERTLTDWQQKGLPVAVSAGRGASNEYSPAEVLAWLMVRANDTTRESAKDRLDRLRGDQLEREMLKEDDVLVMPEDLDVEYDALVEAARAELLFNMPDALAAELTAILGEEVDVSVIRRHIEDALSTLSNYESSSQLEPEDAESAEA
- a CDS encoding phage holin, lambda family translates to MPGRDPNLWQALLAYVATAWPQLYAAGLAFLVGMLRSLHAGNRVSKSWLEAMLCGCLTLAAFPVLHYFGLPVDLAAALGAVVAFKGTEWFGNRADELYEKIIGRWLK
- a CDS encoding N-acetylmuramoyl-L-alanine amidase; translated protein: MGMRWIDHVNAVPQRPPQRNTVMLSAGHSDTVPGIVANGYKEADIVQLFRDDVSVRLASLGIRHVLDGEPGENLPLRQAVRIAQGCDISIEFHTNGGGPGATGVETLSRAHNKPLGAQLCRVTADLLGIANRGAKPEDAGYHERLAFVSGGGGLIFELFFLSNANDLYQFKQHYDEFVDAVAGVIADAARAA
- a CDS encoding PriCT-2 domain-containing protein; translation: MQRDLLTLDELRLALTHIPADDRETWVNIGNAVKTEYGDDGFFAWDEWSQGGASYNAKDAKSVWRSLQPGHVSLGTIIKLATANGWKRERKEMSAADRKRMKAEQEERRKARQAEIEADEKRRDAMRDAVAAACRQFIKQHCHREGSSPYLDTKQVGAFGVWFPRCSVVISIDNEAMRAEVWPGREVKRFFEHLPNPRPDHISFLRIQVGDVVVPLRDVNGTVVSIQVIKPKGTKLFPKHGRTSGTWHRIGDASNAPVVAVAEGYATAASIHMATGWPVAVAMNAGNMRRVVPLLGQMHSQARVVICGDDDPEVEGNPGRKKAEEVARAMRVVAVFPHFKGEAA
- a CDS encoding TraR/DksA C4-type zinc finger protein, with protein sequence MDKADIANDYIEWRTEQALKARQQAAVPAGVTEVTECEDCGEEIPAALRERLPGVVTCVPCQTRREKR
- a CDS encoding S24 family peptidase is translated as MTPRDYKSNTLMVIATFEVMTKNNLMNIHDLRLKLLHKVMEQRHMNLQKLSDALDRHPSQCSSFAGKNPSKNIGERLARHIEEKLNLPDNYLDDVRNLVYGVRDSHAEYNPDDASVLHPVGHMLPVIGMATAGALKESFEEADIEEYVPAPGNCSKNSFVLILDGVSMLPDFHPRDRIVIDPDAEWISGDVVYARCTQTDRGTFKEIRYEDGDYYLCAKNPKWEPQYMKMGDTWEVVGKGLYLVKKL